One stretch of Candidatus Atribacteria bacterium ADurb.Bin276 DNA includes these proteins:
- the punA gene encoding Purine nucleoside phosphorylase 1 → MENLRSKIEESAHFIQERIDFSPEIGIILGTGLGALADDIEIDRVISYDEIPWFPVSTVESHHGNLIIGELSGKKIVAMQGRFHYYEGYSMKQVTFPVRVMKALGIKVLIVSNAAGGMNRNMQRSDLMIICDHINLLGDNPLRGENDPELGPRFLDMSNAYDPDLIQLAQQIALEKGIYVMKGVYAALAGPNFETPAEYRFLISIGADAVGMSTVPEVLVARHSGMKVFGVSCITDLAIDGFIEPVSHEVVIQAANEAQPKLKLLIRELVGKINFA, encoded by the coding sequence ATGGAGAATTTACGTTCAAAAATTGAAGAAAGTGCTCATTTCATTCAAGAAAGAATTGATTTTTCTCCTGAAATAGGCATTATCTTGGGAACTGGTTTAGGAGCTCTTGCCGATGATATCGAGATTGATCGAGTTATTTCCTATGATGAAATTCCCTGGTTTCCAGTTTCCACAGTTGAAAGCCATCACGGAAATTTAATTATCGGTGAATTATCAGGAAAAAAGATCGTTGCTATGCAGGGAAGATTTCACTATTATGAAGGATACTCGATGAAACAGGTTACCTTCCCGGTTCGGGTTATGAAAGCACTGGGGATTAAGGTATTAATTGTCAGTAATGCCGCCGGTGGAATGAATCGGAATATGCAGCGCAGTGACTTGATGATTATTTGTGATCACATCAACCTTTTAGGTGACAATCCACTTCGTGGTGAAAATGACCCGGAGTTGGGACCACGATTTTTGGATATGTCAAATGCCTATGACCCTGATCTTATTCAATTGGCTCAACAAATCGCCCTTGAAAAGGGGATATATGTTATGAAAGGTGTCTACGCTGCTCTTGCTGGACCAAACTTTGAAACTCCTGCTGAATATCGTTTTTTGATCTCAATTGGTGCTGATGCGGTTGGAATGTCAACGGTGCCCGAAGTTCTCGTAGCTCGTCATTCCGGCATGAAAGTTTTTGGAGTATCTTGTATAACCGATCTAGCAATCGATGGGTTTATAGAACCGGTATCTCATGAAGTCGTCATCCAGGCGGCTAATGAAGCTCAACCAAAACTTAAACTTCTCATTCGGGAATTAGTGGGCAAAATAAACTTCGCATGA
- a CDS encoding putative small multi-drug export protein, producing the protein MNSQLWIALLSFSPISEIRGSLLYWASNPVIPFWQALLISILFNLLPFFVVMFFLNAILSIFLRFQWFQSLWDRLVVSTRKKFQKYEKWEQIGLAFFIGVPLPITGVWTGSLICFLMGWPLKRSFPFVLLGLGIASTIVSVIVLSGRRVLTLF; encoded by the coding sequence ATGAATTCACAACTATGGATTGCTCTTTTGAGTTTTTCTCCAATTTCAGAAATTAGAGGATCTTTACTGTATTGGGCATCTAATCCGGTTATTCCTTTCTGGCAAGCTCTTCTTATTTCTATTTTATTCAATCTTCTTCCATTTTTTGTAGTGATGTTTTTTCTTAATGCTATCCTTTCGATATTTTTACGATTTCAATGGTTTCAATCACTCTGGGACAGACTGGTGGTCAGCACTCGGAAGAAATTTCAGAAATATGAGAAATGGGAGCAGATCGGCTTGGCTTTTTTTATCGGAGTTCCACTTCCTATTACCGGGGTATGGACGGGCTCTTTGATATGCTTTTTAATGGGATGGCCATTAAAAAGATCCTTTCCCTTTGTTTTATTAGGTTTAGGAATTGCCTCGACTATCGTGAGCGTGATTGTGCTTTCAGGACGAAGAGTATTGACTCTTTTTTAA